AAAAGATGGGCACCAGTTGCGAAAATTTGCCCGAAGCCCACACCGTGATTCAGGCTTACAATGCGCTGGCACGGCTGGCTGCTCCGGGGCTTCTTTTCAAATCGGAAGCAATCGTGCATCCGGACGATGTCGTGCGATACATCAGTCCGGAAGAGTGCCAGATCTCATACAATCCCACGTTGATGGCGTTGCTTTGGGAGTCGCTGGCCACGCGGGAAACGAAACTGATCCGGCAGTCGCTCAGCCATCGTCATCAGTTGCCGAAGCACACGATCTGGGTCAACTATCTGCGCTGTCACGACGACATCGGGTGGACGTTCGACGATGCCGACGCCGCCCAGGTGGGCATCAACGGCTTCGACCATCGGCAGTTTCTCAATCAGTTCTACACCGGCCAGTTTCCCGGTTCGTTTGCGCATGGAGTTCCGTTTCAGCACAACATCGAAACGGGCGATATGCGTATCTCCGGCACAATGGCCTCGCTGGCGGGGCTCGAGCAGGCGATCCAGCTGGATGATGACCGGCTCAAGGATCTGGCGATTCGCAGAATCATTCTGCTGCACGGCATCACGCTCTCGATTGGCGGGATTCCGTTGCTCTATCTGGGTGAAGAGTGGGGGATTCTGAACGACTACGACTTCGTTCGCGATCCGGCGAAGGCGAACGACACTCGCTGGATTCACCGCCCGAAAATGCGCTGGGACTATCTCGAAGAACACCACGAGCAGGTCACGCCGGAAGACCGGGCGATTCGCCGCCGGCTGTTCAATTCGATTCAGCGGATGATCAAGATCCGTAAAGAAGTCCCAGCCGTCTCCGGCCTCCAGATGGAACTCGTTCCTCTCCATAACCAGCACGTGCTCGGGTACAGCCGGTTTAATGAAAGCGATCGCCTGATTGTCCTCGCGAACTTCTCCGATTATCCGCAGACGGTTTCGGGAAATATCGTGCGCACCGCGGGCCTCGGACGCTTCTTTGAAGACCAGCTTTCGAACACGACTTACCAGACTTCGCACGACATGGAACTGCTGCCGTATCAGGTTGTCTGGCTCCGGCGGGTCTAGTTTCAAGAGGCGTGCGACGCCCCAACTTGAGTGGATTGTGGTTGCCTGCTGTCGACCCGCCTCCGAAACCGGGGTCCGGACCCTCTCCAGAGGTTTGATCGAAAGTTGGGGAATTTACAAACCGGCTTTGACAAACTGATTTAAGCGTGCGTATAGTGTGCTCACGAGATTCGTTTCTTTTCTTTGGTCCAGGTTGCGGCTCAAACGGATCTCAAGCACGTTTTTTTTGACGATGGGAAGGCTATGGCTGAAGGCACGATTACACGGCTGACTGACAAGGGGTTCGGCTTCATTGCAACGGATTCCGGGAAGGATATTTTCTTCCACATGTCCAACTTGGAAGGGTGTCGTTACGATGACCTCCAGGAAGGTCAGCAAGTCTCTTTCGAAAAGGGACAGGGACCGAAAGGTCCACGAGCAGAGCATGTTCGCTTGATCTGAGCAACATCAGGAATTGAATCAATGGGCCGGCAGTCGCTTCAACTGTCGGCTTTTTCTTTGCGCGCATCGCAAAGTAGAGCGTCAAGGCGCGCATCGCAAAGTGGAGTGTCAACGCGCGCATCGCAAATTAGAGTGTCAACGCGCGCATCGCAGAGCCGAGCGTCACAGCTGTGTTTCAAGACTGTGCTTCCTCGAACGAGACAAACTGCCAGTCGCGTCACAGAATGCAGGTCAACCAGCGAGAGCGGTTCAAAAGTCGACTGCAGGCGTCTGCAGGAGATGCACGAAAAGTCTCTAGGCCGGCGGCTGCCAGTCGCCCCAGTGGGTAAGATAGTGTTCGAACGCGGGGCGTTCTTCCCGCAGCGACTCCAGCGTGGCCTTGGCTTCGGCGACGCAGTTCTGTTCCTGCTCCAGTGTGACCTCGCCGGTCAGCACCCGCGTCCGCAGGAACACGAAGTAGGTGTCGAGCACATCGCAGGTGCAGTAGTCGTTGATCTGACGGACCCCACCGGCGTTGTAGACGTCCTGGACCTGAGAGCCATCGATGCCGGTCTTGCCCGGCTTACCGATGATGTTGGCCAGCACATTCAGGCCACCCGCCATGCGGGTCGCGCCAAAGTTCGACATCATATCCATCAGATCAAGATGGCTCTGGGAGTTGTACCGGTTTCGAGGTTGCTCGAAAGACCGGCCCGAGACCTGAAACCAGTCTGGCAGCGACAAGCCGTACCGATACGCTGAAAGTTCCATCAACGGCAGATCGTAGCCACGTCCGTTGAAGGTGACGAACGTCGGACGCCGGTACGCTCGCCAGCCCTGCCAGAAAAGATTGGTGATCACCGACGGACGGAATTCCGGATCATCGAGCACCACGACGTCGACCAGGCGGAAGTCGGTCTGCACTTTGGCGATCGCGACCGAGATTGGCAGCATATAGGTGTAGGGGATGAAATCGCTCCCTTTCTCGGCCATCAGCTCGGCTCGAAAGCGGGCGATTGCATCCTCGCCGGTGAGGTCGAGTTCCGGGTACTTCAGTCGAGCGATCAGGTCGCCGTCTGCCACCGCTTCGACGTCGAAGACCAGCCAGCCAATGTCTGCCATCACGTCGCTTCCCTGCAGGAATTGAAAAAGGGGTTCCGCGATGGATACTATATAACGCGACAGGAGCGGATTCCACGAGGACCTCCTCTCCACTCTGTTGCGGTCGTCATTACTCGCTGTCGCTCGCCCATTTCTTCTGCCGCTGGACCATCTCATGAGCAGCCCTGGATTTACTCCCGAACCGATCAACCTGGATGCCCAGAGCAAATCCAAGGAAGCCCAGGCCATTAAGGGGCTGGTTAATGCTTCGGCTCGGATGCGGGAAGAGATCGGCAAAGTCATCGTCGGTCAGCACGAAGTGGTCGAGCAGCTGCTGATCGCTTTGCTCTGCCGTGGACATTGCCTGCTGGTTGGCGTGCCAGGGTTGGCCAAGACGCTGCTCGTCAGCACGGTCGCTCAACTGCTGCACCTCTCCTTCCGCCGCATTCAGTTCACACCCGATCTGATGCCCTCTGATATTACCGGAACGGACATCCTTCAGGACGACATCGAAACGGGACGGAAGCAATTCCAGTTCATGCCGGGGCCGTTGTTCTCGCACATCGTACTGGCCGATGAAATCAACCGAACGCCCCCCAAGACACAGGCGGCTCTGCTGGAAGCCATGCAGGAGCGGCACGTCACGGTCGGTTCCAGCACGTACCGGCTGCCGGCTCCATTCTTTGTGCTTGCCACCCAGAACCCGATTGAGCAGGAAGGAACCTATCCGCTCCCCGAAGCCCAGCTCGACCGGTTCATGTTCAACACGATCGTGAAGTATCCGACCGCTTCGGAAGAACTCGAAATCCTGATGCGGACCACAGCCGATGCTCCACCGAAGTTGAATCCGATCCTCAATGACAAGCAGATCCTCGCTCTGCAGGATGTCGTCCGCAAAGTCCCGGTTGCCGAGCACGTTTTCATCTACGCCCGCGATCTGGCTCGTGCGACGCGGCCGACCGAGTCGGAAGCCTCACAGTACGTGAAAGACTACCTCAGCTGGGGAGCCGGCCCGCGGGCAGGGCAGAATCTGATTATGGGAGCCAAGGCCCGCGCGCTGCTGCACGGCCGCTACCACGCCACGACCGAAGATGTCCGGGCCGTCGCCCATCCGGTGCTCCGACATCGAATTGTGACCACCTTTCAGGCCGACAGCGAAGGCATCACGGCCGATTCGGTCATTTCAAAACTGCTGAAGGAAGTTCGCATGCCACTGGAAAAACTGTCGGAGAAAGCGGTGACGTAGTCTTCTGCCAATCAGCGCTGAAGCACTCCCCTTCGACTCTCGTGGAGAATGACCATGCCTGGACAAGTGCAGCAACTTAATCCTGTCGTCTGGCTAATCATGTCCGGAGGGGCTCCGTTGCTCGTCGCCGGTGGAGTTCTCGCGTTCCTGGCGTTGATTCTCTGCATTCTTCCGCATCGAAAGCTGGCCGTTCTGATGCTTTGTCTTTCGTTGGGACCAGCGATGCTGTCGATTGCCGCCGTGTATACGGGGGCGACAGAATACATCGCTCTGGCAGCATCGCCTGAGCCACCCAAGCCGGCAGTTCTCGGTCAGGTCGTCGGCACGACGCTCTCTTACGCCTTCTGCGGCCTGGTTGGAACAGTTCTCCCCTCCATCTGTTCGATTGTCTCGCTTGTTCGATCCCATTCCCGGCGGTTTAAGACGGATGGCCAGGCAAGCTCGAACTTCACCGATCATGAATAGCCCGGTTGATTCAACCGGGGAGGTGAAGCCACACGAGGCCCTCGGTCGCTCATTCCTAACCCGAAACGTAAGTGAGGGACGGGAGACATCGGAAATCCGGTGACTCGCTGTAGTCCCATGCCGCGTTGCACTGCTGGGCAAGCCAGCAGTGGCACCTATTCTTCGGGGGAGGCTGCGCACGAAAAAAGCCCGGCGGAACGGTGTTCCGCGCAGGCTTTTTAATCTTCCCATCCGCTCCGCTTATTCGCGGGTGAAGTCGAACATGGGGGTCGACAGGTAGCGTTCGCCGGAGTCCGGCAGGACGACGACGATGGTCTTGCCTTTCGATTCCGGACGGGCGGCGACCTTCAACGCGGCGGCCATGGCGGCTCCGCAGCTGATGCCGCAGGTGATGCCTTCCATCGTCGCGATCTTCGGAGCGGTGTCGAAGGCTTCCTCATCGGTCACCTGCACAACTTCATCGACGAGCGACATGTCGAGGTTGTCCGGGATGAAGCCGGCTCCGATGCCCTGAATCTTGTGCTTACCGGGAGATCCACCCGAGAGGACCGGGCTTCCGGTTGGCTCAACGGCGATTGTGTGGACCGGGTGATTCTTCTCTTTTTTGAGATAACGCGCCACACCCGTGATTGTGCCCCCAGTGCCGACGCCGGCTACGAAGATATCAACCTTGCCATTGGTGTCTTCCCAGATTTCAGGACCAGTCGTCTTGAAATGGATATCGGGGTTGGCGGGGTTATTGAACTGCTGCGGCATGTAGTATTCGGGATTCTCGGAGATCTCGGTCGCCCGGTTGATGGCGCCCTTCATTCCCTCGGCTCCCGGAGTGAGGAGGAGGTTGGCTCCGAAAGATCGCAGCATCATCCGGCGTTCCATCGACATGGTGTCCGGCATGCAGAGAGTCAGCTCGTAGCCGCGAGCGGCACAGACGAAGGCCAGGGCGATCCCCGTGTTGCCGCTGGTCGGTTCGACCACCTTCATGCCAGGCTTGAGCTTACCCGACTTCTCGGCTTCCCAGATCATGTTGGCACCGATGCGGCACTTCACGCTGTAGGCCGGGTTTCGACCTTCAACTTTCGCCAGAACGGTGGCATCGAGTCCCTCGGCGAGGCGATTGATGCGAACAAGAGGGGTGCGGCCGATGGTCAGCGAATTGTCTTGGAAAACGGGCACTGTCTTTCCTCCATGGATTAGCCGTAAGTGCGGACGGTCCGAGCCTCATTCTGCACTCATTGCAGTCTGCGCGGACGCTCATCGCATCAATCGAAGTATCAGCGGATGTTCGGATTATCGGCATAATCGGCAGAAAAGGCAAATCTTTTCCAGATTTGCAGCCTGCTTCCGTTCACTATGTTCGCGTCGCTTTACTGGCGGACCCTGCGGTAAGGCTGAGCGGCGGAGAAATCGGTCGGCATCGTCTCGGATCGATCCTCGATTCGCAGTTCCCGTTTGATGGTCGGAGCGGCGTAAGCCTGTGGCGGCGTAACCATTTCGGTCGGAATGAACTCGGTCGCCGGGGGACTGGAATTCGCCACCACGGTCTGCGACGGATTGAGTTCGCCGGTCAGGTCGGCCAGAAGCCGCGGCGTGGCTGACGGAATGACGACCACTTGCGGCTGTCCCGGATTCTGCGGGTTTTCGATGATGATCGTCAACTTGGCTCCCTGAGCAGCCTGCAGGGCCTGAAGGGTGGCGGGGTTAAGTGAGGCCGTCGCGGCGGGAGTAATCGCGACCGGAGCGTCTCCGGCGGCGTCGAATGGTCCCGGAGCCTGAGGGGCGGCGGCTTCCGCCATTGCGGGGACACTGGCGTCGGTCTGGACCAGAATCTGGCTGTCCCCGGTCGGAGTCTGACGACGAATCGTATGAGCCAGTCCGCAGCCTTCGAGCAACTCGACGACCGGTTGCAGTCCGGCATACAGGCCGCGTTTTTCTTTCGGATCGGCTGCGATACAGACGCCGACCACTTCGTTGTCTTCGTTGAACAGGCCCCCTCCGGAACGTCCCTGGACCGGAACGCCGGTGCATTCAATGTTGTCCGGGCCGGTGTAGCGATTCAGAGCGGTGACCGACAACGACTCGATCGTCGGGTTCTGACCGCCACTGCAGCCGACACTGATGACCGAGTCGCCTTCCGACAGTTTCGATGGAATCTGGGCCAGGCGGGCGACTGGCAACGCTCCATCGGTCGGCACGGAGATCAGTCCGACATCGGCGTCGAGATCATACTTCACCACGGTGCCGACGAAGCTCTCGAAGCGATCGTCTACGAAAATGTCGATGTCAATCTTCGAAGAGTCGGTGACGTTGCGGAAGATGTGTCCGCAAGTCAGGACAAACGTGTTTCCGGGTCGGGAATCGATGACAGTTCCTGAGCCGTAGTTGATTCCCTTTTCGTCGCGAATCCGGATGCGGACGTTGGCGGCTCGGGAATCGATGTGCGGCGTCGGTTTGGTGACATTTTCTCGTTCGTCAAACTGGGCACGAATGACGGGGGCATCGGCGTCAGCGGCTGTGGAGTTGCTCGCGAGAATGGTTTCAGCGGGGAATGGTTCGGGATTCGCCGGGTACTGCTGAGGACTCGCTGGAGCAGTTGGCTGAGAGACGGGAGCGGCTGGTGTTGTCGGAGGCTGATTGCCGGGAAACGCCGATGGTGAGCCGAGCCGAGGTTGTTCGTATCCCGTATTTCCCCGGCCGACAACATTATGCGGCGTCTGGGGAGTCGCGGTGTTGGCCATCATCTGCTGGGGCGGAGCAGAGGGAGTCGCCGCGGGTTTCGGAATTGAGGCGAGCATGCGTCTCAGCTGGCCTTCGGTGGTTCGTCCGACTTCGCGAGCGACTTCTTTCCCGTTGACGACCAGCACAAAGGCCGGGATCGAAGAGACGTTGTACTGTCGAGCCAGATTCGGATTCTGATCGATGTCAACGACCTGGACGGGAAAGCCTTCCCGTTCCAGCTTGTGAACGATGGGCTTCATCTGCTGGCAGGGGCCGCACCAGCTGGCAGAGAAGTCGTAAAGGACGGCTTGCTGAGCAGAGGCCAGATTTGCGGTCGCCGACAGGCAGACGATCGCCAGCGCGATCTGTTGCGCGACAGTTTTCATAAGTCTCTCCGGGAATCCATTCGCCAGGAGTGGCAGACGCGGGTTTCGTCACAATAGACAGGAACAAAGAAGCGACAGTCCTCAGAAGAAGAAAATGAGGCTTCTGGAAGTGAGGTCCTGATGATCGGTTCTGATGAACTCCACGCCGATGATCCATCACCGACGTGTAATCTTTACATCTCCGCGGCGGACACTATTACAATTTGTCAGACGCGGAAAGAGGAATTTGTAATTCCGACAATGAGTCGTAAAATACGTAAATCCCTGCAGTGCAGTGCTTTGTTGCCAAAAGTCCGAAAATTGTGGTTTCGTTTTTTCTGGAACAAGAGGTTAGTATGCAGACCCGGTGCCGAAGCATCGAGAATTGCATCTGCCGAAGAGATTCTTCGGGAAATCGCCGGCAAAATCCTGTTCTGCCGGGGGCTTCTGCGATAGGATGCATCAATCCTTCCTGAAATGTCCGTGGCAAACCACGCGATTCACCAAACCATCCTGCCCCGTTTGCCACGTCTGATCCCCCAAGAGATATGGAGTTGATGCTGTGCAGAGCATCTTTACATTTCCGCGCGGAATTATTTTCAACACGTTCCTGCTGGCCATAGTTGTTTTCACGCTGACAGGGTGTGGCGACAGCGAGCAGATTCGCACTTACGAAACTCGTAAGCCAGAGGATGTCTTCGCCGAGAATCACATCGAGGGAGCGAAACCGCCCGAGCGGACGGCTCCTCCGATGATGTCTGCTCCTTCGACCGAAGCCGTCGGCGAGCCGGCCCGCATGTTCGGAGCGATGGTTCGCGTGGACGATCAGACCTGGTTCTATAAGCTGACCGGTCCGGTCGACGAAGTGAACAAGATCGTGCCTCAGCTGCGGGACTACGTGGTCTCCATGAAATACGAGAACGGACAACCCGTGCTGACAAAGCCGGAAGGCTGGGAGCAGTTGCCGGGGAATCAGTTCCGCTTCGCCACCATGAAGATTCCGGCTGAGTCGGGGGCGTTGGAAATGTCGATCTCGCCGCTGCCGAGCAGCGAAGAAGAACTTCTGAACGCGGTGGCGAACATCAACCGCTGGCGCGGACAGCTGGGACTCGGGGAAATCAAATCGACCGACATCGAAGCCGCCGGGGACGATCCTTCCCTGGAGATTTCCAAAGCGAGCCAGGATGGGCGAACCATTTACTTCGTGAATATCGTCGGCGAGCAGAAGTCCACGGGCATGCGTCCGCCCTTCGCGGGCTAAGCCCGGAGGAGGAAGCGTCGAGCTACTTCCCGGCAAGGGGAAACTTCGGCGGACTTGTCGCAGATCTGCAAAATGCGGCCCCGCGAGTGGAATGCGGATCCTTATAATAGCTTGAATTGGAACGTCTGATTTTCTGCGACGTTCCATTGATCAATCGGAAACTGGAAGAGATTCATGGCCAGCGTACAGGACAGAATGGAACCGTCAGCAGACAAGAGAATCCGACCGGCGAACAATCAATCGCTTGCGTTTCTTCGGCCTCTGGCTTCACTCAAACTGAGTGTCGTCCTGTTCGCGCTGGGGATTTTTCTCGTGCTGGCCGGGACTCTGGCTCAATCGCACAAAGATATCTGGGACGTCGTTCACGGCTACTTCCGCTGCTGGATGGCCTGGATCGAGTTTCAGGTGTTCTTCCCCAAGTCGTGGGCTCCTCAATTCCAGAACGTGCCAGGCGGCTTCTGGTTTCCCGGAGGCTGGACCATCGGCGGCCTGATGACTTTGAACCTGCTCACGGCGCACGCGCTACGTTTCAAAGTGCAGGCAAAAGGATCACGGCTCCTCTGGGGCAGCGTGGTCACGTTGATCGGAATCCTGCTCACCTGGGCGGTAATTGTGTTCGGAACCGAACGCGATTCGGTCTATGAAACGGCCAGCATCGACTGGTCGAAATATTGGAACCTGATGTGTTACAGCCTGTTTCTTCCAGCCATCGGCTGCGGAATCGCGGCCAGTAAGCATGCGGGCGACGCGGCGAAGAAGGTCGAGTTCTACACCTATTCTGTACTGTCGCTGCTGTTCCTGGGAACGGGCTGCTTTTTGGTGGCTGGTGGCGAGTCAGTGCGTCTGGACAACTCATCGATGCGAATTATGTGGCAGCTGATTCAGGCCACGTTCGCGGGCGGTGTGCTGCTGGGCGGCTGCCTGCTGCTCTTCAAGAAACGCGCCGGGATCGTTCTGCTGCATGCCGGCGTGCTGATGATCATGGCCAATGAAGTCGTGGTGTATTCGCTGCACGAAGAAGGGAACATGATTCTCTTCGAAGGCGAAACGACCAACTTCGTGCAGGACATCCGTTCGGCCGAACTGGCCGTGATCGATCGTTCGCCATCGGACAAAGATGTTCAGACTGTCGTGCCGTCTTCGCTGTTGAAGAGGCGTGCCGGAGACGACGAACTTCTCCGCAGCGAACAGTTGCCATTCGCCCTGCGGGTTCGGGAATATTTCCAGAACGCCGACCTGAAACCCCGCGAAGCTGACGACGAGAACCCGGCCGACTTTGGTCTGGGAAAAACGCATACGATTGAACCGCTCGCCGGGACGACGGGAACTGACAGCAACGCCGACTATCCGGCCGCCTACGTCGATATCGTCGACTCGGAATCGGGCGAGACCCTGCACACGCTGCTCATCTCGGCTCTGGCCAGTGCCGTGGATCGTCAGGATACCGTTGAGGTCGGTGACAAATCGTACGAAGTCTCTCTACGGTTCAAGCGAGTCTACAAAGACTTCTCGATGCACCTGATCGACGTCCGAAAAGACGACTACGTCGGAACGAATACGCCCCGCAACTACTCCTCCGAAGTCCGACTGGTCGACAAGACACGCAACGAAGACCGGAAGATCAGGATCTGGATGAACAACCCGCTGCGGTTCGCCGGGGAGACCTTCTATCAGAGTGGGTTCAATCAGTTGCCCCGCGGCGAAATGACAACGCTGCAGGTTGTGACCAACGAGGGTTGGATGATTCCCTACGTTGCCTGCATGATCGTCGCGATTGGCATGCTGTATCAGTTTGGAGTGAGCCTGATGCGGTTTCTGAACCGCCTGGCGACCGGCAAAGTCGGTGGACATGCCCTCGACACGCCGGAATCGATCAGGGAGTTCGATCCGGTCGGCTTTGCCTTAAACGTGGTGCCAGCCGTGCTCTTGCTCGGGGTTTGTGGCTACTGGCTGCTCAGTCTCGCCAAGGTTCCGCAACCTGCGGCTGAAGAATTCAATTACTACGAGTTCGGCAAGATTCCGGTCATCTACGAAGGCCGTGTGAAGCCGATCGATACGCTGGTGCGAAACACGCTGCGGATCACTAGCAATCGGGAATCGATCCGCATGGAAGAGAAACCGGCGACTGAAGATCAGCCGGCTCGTGATGCCGAAACGCTCTCCGGAACCCAGTGGTTCCTGGAAATGATCGCCGGCTCGAGAAGGGCCTTGCAGCGACCGATCGTCAAGATCGACAACGATGAGCTTCTCTCCTCGCTCGAACTGGAACGCAGGAAATCGCACCGTTACACCCTCGGTGAACTTCAGCCGAAACTGGCGGAGCTGACTGCCGCGACGCGGGAAGCCCGCGAGCTCAAAGACAAATCGCCGGGGTCTCTTTCAGTTTATCAGCGGAAGGTTCTCGAATTCGAACGCAAGTTCGGTGCGATCGATATCCTCGCCGCTGCCTTCATTTCGCCGCAGATCGATATCGAAGGCGAGAACGTGACCGAACAGTTCATGTCGGCTCTGGCCCGCGCCCGGCAGCTCGACGAACGCGAACCGCCATTGCTGGTTCCGCCCGTGGAAGAATCGATGGGGCCGGACGACGAAAGTCTCAAGCGAGACGAATGGGAAACCTATTCGAAGGCCTTCCTGAACGACATCATTTATCCAACGGCGTTCAAAGCGGAAGCGAATCCGTTCTCCGGTAAGTTCACGGAGATCATCAACGCGTATCAGGAGGGAGATGCGGCGACGTTCAACAAGAAGGTCCGCGAGTATCAGTCTCTGCTCAAGACGGAGAAGGTCGAAGACGTCGACATGACCCGCGTTTCCTTCGAGACCCGGTTCAACAGTTTCGCTCCGTTCTTCTACCCCGGCTTCCTCTACATCCTGGCCTTCGTGATTGCAGTGGCCAGCTGGCTGATGCCGCGAACAATTCTCCCGGCCAACTGGGCGGCGATCGGATTGATCTTGCTCACATTCGGTGTCCATACATGGGCGATCTGGGCTCGCATGGCGATTTCGGGACGTCCGCCGGTCACGAATCTGTACTCGTCGGCCGTTTTCATCGGCTGGGCCGGGGTGCTGTTCGGCATGGTAATGGAGTTCGTCTTCAAGCGGGGGATCGGGAACGTGCTCGCTTCCGCGGCCGGTTTTGCGTCGCTGTGGATTGCTCATGGACTCGCTGGCGACGGTGATACGTTTGTCGTGCTTCAGGCTGTACTCGATACCCAGTTCTGGTTGAGCACGCATGTGGTCTGTGTCACGCTCGGTTATGCTGCGACATTCGTCGCCGGTGCACTCGGACTCATTTACATCTGCCGCCGAAACCCGATCGCCCTTCTGGGCGTTTGTGGTGCGGTCGCCGGAGTGCTGGCGTTGCAGGGGACCGGCATTCCGCCGCTCGTCCGCAACATCGGTCCGTTCCTGTTGGCGATTCCCGTCAGCATCATACCGATGCACTTCCTGTTCGGGGCACCGCAGGTGTCTCTTTCGGAAGGTATGGAGAAGGCCTTGGCCCGGATGATTTACGGCACGCTCTGCTTTGCCCTCTGGTTCAGCTTTGTCGGAACCGTGCTCGGCGGGTTGTGGGCCGATGATTCCTGGGGCCGCTTCTGGGGTTGGGATCCGAAGGAAAACGGGGCCCTGATTATCGTGCTCTGGAACGCCCTTGTGCTGCATGCCCGCTGGGATCGCATGATCGGTACGCGTGGTCTGGCCGTGCTCGCCGTGGCCGGCAACATCACGACCGCCTGGAGCTGGTTCGGTGTGAACGAGCTGGGTGTCGGGCTGCATTCGTACGGCTTCACCGAAGGGGTGCTGTTTAATCTGATGCTGTTCGTGTTCAGTCAGCTCACGCTGATCGTGATTGGCCTGTGGGGA
The genomic region above belongs to Rubinisphaera margarita and contains:
- a CDS encoding amylosucrase; protein product: MNNLLDVPTEALLTRRRLQPRLDALWQSSGADDVIVEEFEARLEEVWPRLFRLLLELYGERYDFFYHLEQILLTAAESWVDRPEDLKRLDRHRIYEEDWFRSEKMVGGALYVDLFSENLGKLRQSISYFKDLGLSYLHLMPLFAVRPGDNDGGYAISNYRSVDPRLGTIDDLRELGRDLREIGISLVLDFVFNHTSDDHEWAKKAQAGDPEFQQYYYIYPDRTMPDQYERTLREIFPSVRRGNFTWHDGMQQWVWTTFNSYQWDLRYTNPAVFRAMLGEMLFLANTGVDILRLDAVAFIWKKMGTSCENLPEAHTVIQAYNALARLAAPGLLFKSEAIVHPDDVVRYISPEECQISYNPTLMALLWESLATRETKLIRQSLSHRHQLPKHTIWVNYLRCHDDIGWTFDDADAAQVGINGFDHRQFLNQFYTGQFPGSFAHGVPFQHNIETGDMRISGTMASLAGLEQAIQLDDDRLKDLAIRRIILLHGITLSIGGIPLLYLGEEWGILNDYDFVRDPAKANDTRWIHRPKMRWDYLEEHHEQVTPEDRAIRRRLFNSIQRMIKIRKEVPAVSGLQMELVPLHNQHVLGYSRFNESDRLIVLANFSDYPQTVSGNIVRTAGLGRFFEDQLSNTTYQTSHDMELLPYQVVWLRRV
- a CDS encoding cold-shock protein — its product is MAEGTITRLTDKGFGFIATDSGKDIFFHMSNLEGCRYDDLQEGQQVSFEKGQGPKGPRAEHVRLI
- a CDS encoding 3'-5' exonuclease; amino-acid sequence: MADIGWLVFDVEAVADGDLIARLKYPELDLTGEDAIARFRAELMAEKGSDFIPYTYMLPISVAIAKVQTDFRLVDVVVLDDPEFRPSVITNLFWQGWRAYRRPTFVTFNGRGYDLPLMELSAYRYGLSLPDWFQVSGRSFEQPRNRYNSQSHLDLMDMMSNFGATRMAGGLNVLANIIGKPGKTGIDGSQVQDVYNAGGVRQINDYCTCDVLDTYFVFLRTRVLTGEVTLEQEQNCVAEAKATLESLREERPAFEHYLTHWGDWQPPA
- a CDS encoding AAA family ATPase yields the protein MSSPGFTPEPINLDAQSKSKEAQAIKGLVNASARMREEIGKVIVGQHEVVEQLLIALLCRGHCLLVGVPGLAKTLLVSTVAQLLHLSFRRIQFTPDLMPSDITGTDILQDDIETGRKQFQFMPGPLFSHIVLADEINRTPPKTQAALLEAMQERHVTVGSSTYRLPAPFFVLATQNPIEQEGTYPLPEAQLDRFMFNTIVKYPTASEELEILMRTTADAPPKLNPILNDKQILALQDVVRKVPVAEHVFIYARDLARATRPTESEASQYVKDYLSWGAGPRAGQNLIMGAKARALLHGRYHATTEDVRAVAHPVLRHRIVTTFQADSEGITADSVISKLLKEVRMPLEKLSEKAVT
- the cysK gene encoding cysteine synthase A — its product is MPVFQDNSLTIGRTPLVRINRLAEGLDATVLAKVEGRNPAYSVKCRIGANMIWEAEKSGKLKPGMKVVEPTSGNTGIALAFVCAARGYELTLCMPDTMSMERRMMLRSFGANLLLTPGAEGMKGAINRATEISENPEYYMPQQFNNPANPDIHFKTTGPEIWEDTNGKVDIFVAGVGTGGTITGVARYLKKEKNHPVHTIAVEPTGSPVLSGGSPGKHKIQGIGAGFIPDNLDMSLVDEVVQVTDEEAFDTAPKIATMEGITCGISCGAAMAAALKVAARPESKGKTIVVVLPDSGERYLSTPMFDFTRE
- a CDS encoding trypsin-like peptidase domain-containing protein, with amino-acid sequence MKTVAQQIALAIVCLSATANLASAQQAVLYDFSASWCGPCQQMKPIVHKLEREGFPVQVVDIDQNPNLARQYNVSSIPAFVLVVNGKEVAREVGRTTEGQLRRMLASIPKPAATPSAPPQQMMANTATPQTPHNVVGRGNTGYEQPRLGSPSAFPGNQPPTTPAAPVSQPTAPASPQQYPANPEPFPAETILASNSTAADADAPVIRAQFDERENVTKPTPHIDSRAANVRIRIRDEKGINYGSGTVIDSRPGNTFVLTCGHIFRNVTDSSKIDIDIFVDDRFESFVGTVVKYDLDADVGLISVPTDGALPVARLAQIPSKLSEGDSVISVGCSGGQNPTIESLSVTALNRYTGPDNIECTGVPVQGRSGGGLFNEDNEVVGVCIAADPKEKRGLYAGLQPVVELLEGCGLAHTIRRQTPTGDSQILVQTDASVPAMAEAAAPQAPGPFDAAGDAPVAITPAATASLNPATLQALQAAQGAKLTIIIENPQNPGQPQVVVIPSATPRLLADLTGELNPSQTVVANSSPPATEFIPTEMVTPPQAYAAPTIKRELRIEDRSETMPTDFSAAQPYRRVRQ